One Streptomyces sp. CNQ-509 DNA window includes the following coding sequences:
- the holA gene encoding DNA polymerase III subunit delta, translating into MAATTRNPRTSKGGSAGGDPLTPVTLAVGQEDLLVDRAVQEVVAAARAADPDTDVRELTHDALQPGTLAELTSPSLFAERKVVVVRGAQDLAADAVKDVKAYVAAPAPEITLVLAHAGGAKGKGLLDAARKAGAREVDCAKVTRPADRLAFVKAEFRAAGRTATPSACQALVDAIGSDLREMAGACAQLAADVEGTIDDAVVARYYTGRAETSGFEVADRAVEGRTAEALEALRWALGTGVAPVLLTSALAQGVRSIGRLASAPRGMRPADLARELGMPPWKVDRVRQQMRGWTADGVATALRAVAQADADVKGGSDDPGYALEKAVVTISTAARPR; encoded by the coding sequence ATGGCAGCGACGACGCGGAACCCCAGGACCAGCAAGGGCGGCAGCGCCGGCGGCGACCCGCTCACCCCCGTCACGCTCGCCGTGGGCCAGGAGGACCTGCTGGTCGACCGCGCGGTGCAGGAGGTCGTGGCCGCCGCCCGCGCCGCCGACCCCGACACCGACGTGCGCGAGCTCACCCACGACGCCCTCCAGCCCGGCACGCTCGCCGAGCTGACCAGCCCGTCGCTCTTCGCCGAGCGCAAGGTCGTGGTGGTGCGGGGCGCCCAGGACCTCGCCGCCGATGCGGTGAAGGACGTCAAGGCGTACGTGGCCGCACCCGCCCCCGAGATCACCCTGGTGCTGGCGCACGCCGGCGGCGCCAAGGGCAAGGGCCTGCTGGACGCGGCGCGCAAGGCCGGCGCCCGCGAGGTCGACTGCGCGAAGGTGACCCGTCCCGCGGACCGGCTGGCGTTCGTGAAGGCGGAGTTCCGGGCCGCGGGCCGCACCGCGACGCCGTCGGCCTGCCAGGCGCTGGTCGACGCGATCGGCTCCGACCTGCGGGAGATGGCCGGCGCCTGCGCGCAGCTCGCGGCCGACGTGGAGGGCACGATCGACGACGCGGTCGTCGCGCGCTACTACACGGGCCGGGCCGAGACCTCCGGCTTCGAGGTGGCCGACCGGGCGGTCGAGGGCCGTACGGCCGAGGCCCTGGAGGCGCTCCGCTGGGCGCTGGGCACGGGCGTGGCCCCGGTCCTGCTCACCAGCGCCCTCGCCCAGGGGGTCCGCTCCATCGGCCGCCTCGCCTCGGCCCCCCGCGGCATGCGCCCCGCCGACCTGGCCCGCGAGCTGGGCATGCCGCCGTGGAAGGTGGACCGCGTCCGCCAGCAGATGCGCGGCTGGACCGCGGACGGCGTGGCGACGGCGCTCCGCGCGGTGGCCCAGGCGGACGCGGACGTCAAGGGCGGCTCGGACGACCCGGGCTACGCCCTGGAGAAAGCCGTGGTCACGATCAGCACAGCCGCCCGCCCCCGCTGA
- the hemW gene encoding radical SAM family heme chaperone HemW — MPSVLPDGEPAPEDGTLPAEALAGAAGRPLGFYAHVPYCATRCGYCDFNTYTASELRGTSRDDYAATFAEEVRLARKVLGDDPREVETVFFGGGTPTLLPAADLGRMLAAIRSEFGLAADAEVTTEANPESVDPAYLAELREAGFNRISFGMQSAREHVLRVLDRTHTPGRPEACVAEARAAGFAHVNLDLIYGTPGETDDDWRASLAAALAAGPDHVSAYALIVEEGTQLARRIRRGEVPPTDDDVHADRYLIAEEVLSAAGMEWYEVSNWAVPGEGARCRHNELYWTGADWWGAGPGAHSHVGGVRWWNVKHPGPYASALAAGRSPAAGREVLTEEDRRVERILLELRLSAGCPASLLRPAGAEAASRAVGDGLLERGPYEEGRLVLTLRGRLLADGVVRDLVD; from the coding sequence ATGCCCTCCGTACTGCCCGATGGCGAGCCCGCGCCCGAGGACGGGACCCTGCCCGCCGAGGCGCTGGCCGGGGCCGCCGGCCGCCCCCTCGGCTTCTACGCCCACGTCCCGTACTGCGCCACGCGCTGCGGCTACTGCGACTTCAACACGTACACCGCCTCCGAACTGCGCGGCACCTCGCGCGACGACTACGCCGCCACCTTCGCCGAGGAGGTCCGCCTGGCCCGCAAGGTGCTCGGCGACGATCCGCGCGAGGTCGAGACGGTGTTCTTCGGCGGCGGTACGCCCACGCTGCTGCCGGCGGCCGACCTGGGGCGGATGCTGGCGGCGATCCGCTCGGAGTTCGGCCTGGCGGCGGACGCGGAGGTGACGACGGAGGCCAATCCGGAGTCGGTCGATCCGGCGTATCTGGCGGAGCTGCGGGAGGCCGGGTTCAACCGGATCTCGTTCGGGATGCAGAGCGCGCGGGAGCACGTGCTGCGGGTGCTGGACCGTACGCACACGCCGGGGCGCCCGGAGGCGTGTGTGGCGGAGGCGCGGGCGGCGGGGTTCGCGCACGTGAACCTGGACCTGATCTACGGCACGCCGGGGGAGACGGACGACGACTGGCGGGCGTCGCTGGCGGCGGCGCTGGCGGCGGGTCCTGACCACGTCTCGGCGTACGCGCTGATCGTGGAGGAGGGCACGCAACTGGCGCGGCGGATCCGGCGGGGCGAGGTGCCGCCGACGGACGACGACGTACACGCGGACAGGTACCTGATCGCGGAGGAGGTGCTGTCGGCGGCGGGGATGGAGTGGTACGAGGTCTCGAACTGGGCGGTGCCGGGGGAAGGCGCGCGCTGCCGGCACAACGAGCTGTACTGGACGGGCGCGGACTGGTGGGGCGCGGGCCCGGGGGCGCACAGCCACGTGGGCGGAGTGCGGTGGTGGAACGTCAAGCACCCGGGGCCGTACGCGTCCGCGCTGGCGGCGGGCCGGTCGCCGGCGGCGGGCCGGGAGGTGCTGACGGAGGAGGACCGCAGGGTGGAACGGATCCTGCTGGAACTGCGGCTGTCGGCGGGCTGCCCGGCGTCGCTGCTGCGCCCGGCGGGGGCGGAGGCGGCGTCGCGGGCGGTAGGGGACGGCCTCCTGGAGCGCGGTCCTTACGAGGAAGGGCGTTTGGTGCTGACGCTGCGGGGGCGGCTGCTGGCGGACGGGGTGGTCCGGGACCTGGTGGACTGA
- the rpsT gene encoding 30S ribosomal protein S20 has translation MANIKSQIKRIKTNEKARLRNKAVKSELRTAIRRTREAVEAGDAEKAVEAQRAAARKLDKAVSKGVIHRNQAANKKAALAKRVQALQS, from the coding sequence GTGGCGAACATCAAGTCCCAGATCAAGCGGATCAAGACCAACGAGAAGGCCCGGCTGCGCAACAAGGCCGTGAAGTCCGAACTGCGCACCGCGATCCGCCGTACCCGCGAGGCCGTCGAGGCGGGGGACGCCGAGAAGGCCGTGGAGGCGCAGCGCGCCGCCGCCCGCAAGCTGGACAAGGCGGTCAGCAAGGGCGTCATCCACCGCAACCAGGCGGCGAACAAGAAGGCCGCCCTGGCCAAGCGCGTCCAGGCCCTCCAGTCCTGA
- a CDS encoding helix-turn-helix domain-containing protein encodes MTSSDGAPDLLTEPLAFGQRMQILRERRGMSRPVLGGLLGKSPSWVKQVETGRLQLPKLPVILRIAEVLRVRDLADLTGDQSMRVEMFVGPGHARLPAVRDALNRFPPPGDRQAPSLPHLRARLDRAWSARHSAPNHREVIGALLPDLILDAHLATRQAETAAQRRRAQSLLAETYALAQFFLAYQPDSSLLWRVADRGMVAAQESEDPHAIGTAAWLLAQAHRDAGPRDFDAADDVNRAAIDYLRPLLAEADDRVLAIAGALDFELGYTAARRGASGTAWAHWDDARDKAGRLPAGYYHPVTSFGAAIMGAHAVTVAVELHAGGESVRQAARADAAVIPSHPRRARHRIEEARGHQLNGQPDVALATLEAA; translated from the coding sequence GTGACGTCATCGGACGGTGCCCCCGACCTGCTCACGGAACCGCTCGCGTTCGGCCAGCGGATGCAGATCCTGCGCGAGCGCCGCGGCATGAGCCGGCCGGTCCTGGGCGGCCTGCTCGGCAAGTCGCCGTCGTGGGTGAAGCAAGTGGAGACGGGAAGGCTCCAGTTGCCGAAGCTGCCCGTGATCCTGCGGATCGCCGAGGTGCTGCGCGTACGCGATCTCGCCGACCTCACCGGCGACCAGTCCATGCGCGTCGAGATGTTCGTCGGCCCAGGACACGCCAGGCTCCCCGCGGTCCGCGACGCCCTCAACCGCTTCCCGCCGCCCGGCGACCGCCAGGCCCCGAGTCTGCCGCACCTGCGGGCCCGCCTTGACCGAGCGTGGAGCGCCCGCCATTCCGCCCCCAACCACCGCGAAGTCATCGGCGCACTGCTGCCCGACCTGATTCTGGACGCACATCTCGCCACGAGACAGGCCGAGACCGCCGCACAGCGTCGCCGCGCGCAGTCGCTGCTCGCCGAGACGTACGCGCTGGCGCAGTTCTTCCTCGCCTACCAGCCCGACAGCTCGCTCCTCTGGCGCGTCGCCGACCGCGGCATGGTCGCCGCCCAGGAGAGCGAGGACCCGCACGCCATCGGCACTGCCGCCTGGCTGCTCGCCCAGGCCCACCGCGACGCCGGCCCGCGGGACTTCGACGCCGCCGACGACGTCAACCGCGCGGCCATCGACTACCTCCGCCCGCTGCTGGCCGAGGCCGATGACCGCGTGCTGGCCATCGCCGGCGCGCTCGACTTCGAGCTGGGCTACACCGCCGCCCGCCGCGGCGCATCCGGCACAGCGTGGGCGCACTGGGACGACGCGCGCGACAAGGCCGGCCGGCTGCCCGCCGGTTACTACCACCCCGTCACCAGCTTCGGCGCGGCCATCATGGGCGCGCACGCGGTCACGGTGGCGGTGGAACTGCATGCCGGAGGCGAGTCCGTACGGCAAGCGGCGCGCGCTGACGCCGCCGTGATCCCCAGTCACCCGCGCCGGGCTCGGCACCGCATCGAGGAGGCCCGCGGCCACCAGCTCAACGGCCAGCCGGACGTCGCACTGGCAACACTGGAAGCGGCATGA
- a CDS encoding DUF3097 domain-containing protein, translating into MRRYDTDLTPPWKKPQQPAPEVPAEPDLVVEEVATGFCGAVIRTEKTAEGPTVTLEDRFGKHRVFPLTPRGFMIDGRVVTLVRPGRTRPAGPLLSASGSIAVRDHTARVARAGRIYVEGRHDAELVERVWGHDLRVEGVVVEYLEGVDDLPSVVSAFAPGPDTRLGVLVDHLVPGTKEWRIAESVTSTHALVVGHPYVDVWEAVKPASVGIAAWPRIPRGEDWKTGVCRELGWPPDTGAAWRRILDSVRTYRDLEPALLGRVEELIDFVTAPAS; encoded by the coding sequence GTGCGCCGCTACGACACCGACCTCACGCCCCCCTGGAAGAAGCCGCAGCAGCCCGCCCCCGAGGTGCCGGCCGAGCCCGACCTGGTGGTGGAGGAGGTGGCGACGGGCTTCTGCGGCGCGGTCATCCGCACGGAGAAGACCGCGGAGGGCCCGACGGTGACGCTGGAGGACCGCTTCGGCAAGCACCGGGTGTTCCCGCTCACCCCGCGGGGCTTCATGATCGACGGCAGGGTGGTGACGCTCGTACGCCCCGGCCGTACCCGCCCCGCGGGCCCCCTCCTCTCGGCCTCCGGCTCGATCGCGGTCCGCGACCACACCGCGCGCGTGGCCCGCGCCGGCCGCATCTACGTCGAGGGCCGCCACGACGCGGAGCTGGTGGAGCGCGTCTGGGGCCACGACCTGCGGGTCGAGGGGGTGGTGGTCGAGTACCTGGAGGGCGTGGACGACCTGCCGTCGGTGGTCTCCGCCTTCGCCCCCGGCCCGGACACGCGCCTGGGGGTGCTGGTGGACCACCTGGTCCCGGGCACGAAGGAGTGGCGCATCGCGGAGTCGGTGACGAGCACCCACGCGCTGGTGGTGGGTCACCCCTACGTGGACGTCTGGGAGGCGGTCAAGCCCGCGTCGGTGGGCATCGCGGCCTGGCCGAGGATCCCGCGGGGCGAGGACTGGAAGACGGGCGTCTGCCGGGAACTGGGCTGGCCCCCGGACACGGGCGCGGCGTGGCGCCGGATCCTGGACTCGGTACGGACGTACCGCGACCTGGAACCGGCGCTGCTGGGCCGGGTGGAGGAACTGATCGACTTCGTCACGGCCCCGGCTTCCTGA
- a CDS encoding SpoIIE family protein phosphatase — protein MRREPAEQDGGAGGGGTEGADDADGTDGADDVPASGGETRGGGARGAHRTAARGDADGEAADDGGDGGGDGSGEDGADAGADGSAGTRAQGPPDGSTDDGIEGPAESPAEGAAADAAPGPQGVTDVALALAAGMPAAAAARRFVRELLAGRAGPEVDDAELLTSELVTNAVVHAGTDVRVRCRLVTEDATAAGLARDGAAGGGPAAEPTLLVEVTDGHAARVMPLPAPEESYGYGLQLVAALADAWGVEHRRSEKTVWFRMGPLREVADEPAGDPAAAAPRRETGAAHAEGGAHGTGAVPDDAAHGRGVPHHADGSGGDTVRGAHDLADDDPADPHADPHTDPYAAHSAAFRLPSQATAHTPRSATDPELRGGGPWAGVGAFSFLAETSDMLAGQFDEDMVASLATQLLVPRLADWSAVWLEGADGAEPRLAQVWHAAEERISPLRRALEQCPLPPPDARPVPVAWPGGSGGVARGPGDAGSGLGGPALACPLVAGGRRVGTLLFGRAGVARIDGDVVAVVTDFARRVAHAVSAARQYTRQVTISEVLQRGLLPSGIAEMPAMDTAVVYEPAEGAAAGGDFYDLFPSGSDRWCFALGDVCGQGPEAAVVTGLARPVLRLLAREGYGVADVLAGLNRTLVEHAFEAVEAATAFGLPPEQARFLSLLYGELVPYEHGGGGVRCTVASAGHPLPLLLRSDGGVRAAADAQLLLGVLDDAEYYSQSFDLEPGDTLLCVTDGVTERRYGDRLFDDGDGLAEALSCCTGLGAAAVAERIRTAVHDFAPAPPRDDLAMMVLQARGTEPGGY, from the coding sequence GTGCGAAGAGAGCCCGCGGAGCAGGACGGCGGAGCCGGCGGAGGCGGCACGGAAGGTGCCGACGACGCGGACGGTACGGACGGTGCGGACGACGTGCCGGCATCCGGCGGGGAGACACGCGGCGGCGGCGCCCGCGGAGCGCACCGTACGGCCGCCCGGGGCGACGCGGACGGCGAGGCCGCGGACGACGGCGGTGACGGCGGCGGGGACGGCTCGGGGGAAGACGGCGCAGACGCAGGGGCGGACGGCTCCGCGGGCACCCGCGCGCAGGGTCCCCCGGACGGGAGCACAGACGACGGGATCGAGGGGCCGGCGGAAAGCCCCGCCGAGGGTGCGGCCGCGGACGCCGCCCCCGGCCCGCAGGGCGTGACCGACGTCGCCCTGGCCCTCGCCGCCGGAATGCCCGCGGCCGCGGCGGCCCGCCGGTTCGTACGCGAACTGCTCGCCGGCCGCGCCGGGCCCGAGGTCGACGACGCCGAACTGCTCACCAGCGAGCTGGTCACGAACGCCGTGGTGCACGCCGGCACCGACGTACGGGTCCGCTGCCGGCTCGTCACCGAGGACGCCACCGCCGCCGGTCTCGCGCGCGACGGCGCCGCAGGCGGCGGCCCGGCCGCGGAGCCGACGCTGCTGGTGGAGGTCACCGACGGGCACGCGGCCCGGGTGATGCCGCTGCCGGCCCCCGAGGAGTCGTACGGCTACGGGCTGCAGCTCGTCGCCGCGCTCGCCGACGCCTGGGGCGTGGAGCACCGGCGCAGCGAGAAGACCGTCTGGTTCCGGATGGGCCCGCTGCGCGAGGTCGCGGACGAGCCGGCCGGCGACCCGGCCGCCGCGGCACCCCGCCGGGAGACGGGCGCGGCGCACGCCGAGGGGGGCGCGCACGGCACGGGCGCGGTACCCGACGACGCGGCCCACGGCCGGGGCGTACCGCACCACGCGGACGGCTCCGGCGGCGACACCGTCCGCGGCGCGCACGACCTCGCCGACGACGACCCCGCCGACCCGCATGCGGACCCGCACACCGACCCGTACGCCGCACACTCCGCTGCGTTCCGCCTGCCCAGCCAGGCCACCGCGCACACCCCGCGCAGCGCCACCGACCCCGAACTGCGCGGCGGCGGCCCCTGGGCCGGCGTCGGCGCCTTCTCGTTCCTCGCCGAGACCTCCGACATGCTCGCCGGGCAGTTCGACGAGGACATGGTCGCCTCGCTGGCCACCCAGCTCCTCGTCCCCCGGCTCGCCGACTGGAGCGCCGTCTGGCTCGAAGGCGCCGACGGCGCCGAACCCCGCCTCGCGCAGGTCTGGCACGCCGCCGAGGAGCGGATCTCCCCGCTCCGCCGCGCCCTGGAGCAGTGCCCGCTGCCGCCGCCCGACGCCCGTCCCGTACCGGTCGCGTGGCCCGGCGGCAGCGGCGGCGTCGCCCGCGGCCCCGGAGACGCCGGCTCCGGGCTCGGCGGCCCCGCGCTGGCCTGCCCGCTGGTCGCCGGCGGCCGGCGCGTCGGCACGCTGCTCTTCGGCCGCGCCGGCGTCGCCCGGATCGACGGCGACGTCGTCGCCGTCGTCACGGACTTCGCGCGCCGCGTCGCGCACGCCGTCTCCGCCGCCCGCCAGTACACGCGCCAGGTGACCATCAGCGAGGTGCTCCAGCGCGGCCTGCTGCCCAGCGGCATCGCGGAGATGCCGGCCATGGACACGGCCGTCGTCTACGAGCCGGCCGAGGGCGCCGCCGCGGGCGGCGACTTCTACGACCTCTTCCCCAGCGGCAGCGACCGCTGGTGCTTCGCCCTCGGCGACGTCTGCGGCCAGGGCCCGGAGGCGGCGGTCGTCACGGGCCTGGCGCGCCCGGTGCTGCGGCTGCTGGCGCGCGAGGGCTACGGCGTCGCCGACGTGCTCGCCGGCCTGAACCGCACGCTCGTGGAGCACGCCTTCGAGGCCGTCGAGGCGGCCACGGCGTTCGGGCTGCCGCCGGAGCAGGCGCGGTTCCTGTCCCTGCTGTACGGGGAGCTGGTGCCGTACGAGCACGGCGGCGGCGGCGTCCGCTGCACCGTGGCCAGCGCCGGCCACCCGCTGCCGCTGCTGCTGCGCAGCGACGGCGGGGTGCGGGCGGCGGCGGACGCGCAGTTGCTGCTGGGGGTGCTGGACGACGCGGAGTACTACAGCCAGTCGTTCGACCTGGAGCCAGGCGACACGCTGCTGTGCGTGACCGACGGCGTGACGGAGCGGCGGTACGGGGACCGGCTCTTCGACGACGGGGACGGGCTGGCGGAGGCCCTGTCGTGCTGTACGGGGCTGGGCGCGGCGGCGGTGGCGGAGCGGATCAGGACGGCGGTGCACGACTTCGCGCCGGCGCCGCCGCGGGACGACCTGGCGATGATGGTGCTCCAGGCGCGGGGGACGGAGCCGGGCGGGTACTGA
- the lepA gene encoding translation elongation factor 4, translating to MPATETTVPQPSRTEPALIRNFCIIAHIDHGKSTLADRMLQITGVVDKRQMREQYLDRMDIERERGITIKSQAVRMPWSPSGGESSGRAHILNMIDTPGHVDFTYEVSRSLAACEGCVLLVDAAQGIEAQTLANLYLAMENDLTIIPVLNKIDLPAAQPEKFAAELAGLIGCDPSDVLRVSAKTGEGVEALLDEVVRQVPAPVGVKDAPARAMIFDSVYDSYRGVVTYVKVVDGTLGKRERIKMMSTGAQHELLEIGTNSPEMTPADGLSVGEVGYLITGVKDVRQSKVGDTVTRLSKGATEPLGGYKDPKPMVFSGLYPVDGSDYPELRDALDKLQLNDAALVYEPETSAALGFGFRVGFLGLLHLEVIRERLEREFNLDLIATAPNVIYRVVLEDRTEHVVTNPSEFPVGKIEEVYEPVVRATILTPSEYIGSVMELCQNRRGTLLGMDYLSEERVEIRYTLPLAEVVFDFFDQLKSKTRGYASLDYEPTGEQSSQLVKVDILLHGDKVDAFSAITHKDKAYAYGVRLVAKLKELIPRQAFEVPVQAAIGSRVIARETIRAIRKDVLAKCYGGDISRKRKLLEKQKEGKKRMKMVGNVEVPQEAFIAVLSSDEDGKAKK from the coding sequence GTGCCCGCGACCGAAACCACCGTGCCGCAGCCCAGCCGTACCGAGCCCGCGCTGATCCGCAATTTCTGCATCATCGCGCACATCGACCACGGCAAGTCGACGCTGGCCGACCGGATGCTCCAGATCACCGGAGTCGTCGACAAGCGCCAGATGCGCGAGCAGTACCTCGACCGTATGGACATCGAGCGCGAGCGCGGCATCACGATCAAGTCCCAGGCCGTACGCATGCCGTGGTCGCCCTCCGGGGGCGAGAGCAGCGGCCGGGCGCACATCCTCAACATGATCGACACCCCGGGGCACGTCGACTTCACGTACGAGGTCTCCCGCTCGCTCGCCGCCTGCGAGGGCTGCGTGCTGCTGGTGGACGCCGCGCAGGGCATCGAGGCGCAGACCCTCGCGAACCTCTACCTCGCGATGGAGAACGACCTCACGATCATCCCGGTGCTGAACAAGATCGACCTGCCCGCCGCGCAGCCGGAGAAGTTCGCCGCCGAGCTGGCCGGGCTCATCGGCTGCGACCCCTCCGACGTGCTGCGCGTCTCGGCGAAGACCGGGGAGGGCGTCGAGGCGCTGCTCGACGAGGTGGTCCGGCAGGTGCCCGCGCCGGTGGGGGTGAAGGACGCCCCCGCCCGCGCGATGATCTTCGACTCCGTATACGACTCGTACCGCGGCGTCGTGACGTACGTGAAGGTCGTCGACGGCACGCTCGGCAAGCGCGAGCGGATCAAGATGATGTCGACCGGCGCCCAGCACGAGCTGCTGGAGATCGGCACGAACTCGCCCGAGATGACCCCGGCCGACGGCCTCTCCGTCGGCGAGGTCGGCTATCTGATCACGGGCGTCAAGGACGTCCGCCAGTCCAAGGTCGGCGACACCGTCACCCGGCTCAGCAAGGGCGCCACCGAGCCGCTCGGCGGCTACAAGGACCCCAAGCCCATGGTGTTCTCCGGGCTCTACCCGGTCGACGGCTCCGACTATCCCGAGCTGCGCGACGCCCTCGACAAGCTCCAGCTCAACGACGCCGCGCTGGTCTACGAGCCGGAGACCTCGGCGGCGCTCGGCTTCGGCTTCCGCGTCGGCTTCCTCGGCCTGCTGCACCTGGAGGTGATCAGGGAGCGGCTGGAGCGCGAGTTCAACCTCGACCTGATCGCCACCGCGCCCAACGTGATCTACCGCGTCGTGCTGGAGGACCGCACCGAGCACGTCGTCACCAACCCCAGCGAGTTCCCTGTCGGCAAGATCGAGGAGGTCTACGAGCCGGTCGTACGGGCGACGATCCTCACCCCCAGCGAGTACATCGGCTCGGTCATGGAGCTGTGCCAGAACCGCCGCGGCACGCTGCTCGGCATGGACTACCTCTCCGAGGAGCGCGTCGAGATCCGCTACACGCTCCCGCTCGCCGAGGTCGTCTTCGACTTCTTCGACCAGCTCAAGTCGAAGACCCGCGGCTACGCCTCCCTCGACTACGAGCCCACGGGCGAGCAGAGCAGTCAGCTCGTCAAGGTCGACATCCTGCTGCACGGCGACAAGGTCGACGCCTTCTCCGCGATCACGCACAAGGACAAGGCGTACGCCTACGGCGTCCGGCTCGTCGCCAAGCTGAAGGAGCTGATCCCGCGGCAGGCGTTCGAGGTGCCCGTACAGGCGGCCATCGGCTCCCGGGTCATCGCCCGCGAGACCATCCGCGCCATCCGCAAGGACGTCCTCGCCAAGTGCTACGGCGGTGACATCTCCCGGAAGCGGAAGCTGCTGGAGAAGCAGAAGGAAGGCAAGAAGCGGATGAAGATGGTCGGCAACGTGGAGGTGCCGCAGGAAGCCTTCATCGCGGTCCTCTCCTCGGACGAGGACGGCAAGGCGAAGAAGTAG
- a CDS encoding long-chain fatty acid--CoA ligase yields MTETETQTKLDSRPPSVATLFLDRVESTPDREAFQYPVPAATAGEGDEWRSLTWAQSAERVFAIAAGLLDLGLQPEERVALACNTRLEWILTDLGILCAGGANTTVYPSTNAEETAYILADSGSRVLVAEDAAQLAKAREMRAGLPDLAHVVVVEAEGTGEELAAEGDPDGWVLSLAELERRGADYLEKHPEAVREHIRALRPEQLATLIYTSGTTGRPKGVRLAHDAWSYMGYAIEGIELVMPEDTQYLWLPLAHVFGKVLTAGHIKVGHVMAVDGRIDKIIENLPVVRPTQMCGVPRIFEKVYNGVAAKAKAGGGAKYKIFLWAAEVAREYARVTQDNHRRTGKRTAPVGLAAKHALADKLVYGKFRAAFGGRMRGMVSGSAALAPEIGYFFDGAGVPILEGYGLTESAAASFCNRLETYRTGTVGKPLPGCEVRIADDGEILLRGPGIMQGYHGLPEKTAEVLEDDGWFHTGDIGELSDDGFLRITDRKKDLIKTSGGKYIAPSEVEGQFKAVCPYVGSILVIGADRNFCTALISLDEVALTGWAKENGLADRSYAELVASPEARELVDGYVQQLNERLQRWQMIRKFRILPRDLDVEHGELTPSLKLKRPVVEKEYADLIEDMYAGAREA; encoded by the coding sequence GTGACCGAGACCGAAACCCAGACGAAGCTGGACAGCCGCCCGCCGTCCGTCGCCACGCTCTTCCTTGACCGCGTCGAGTCCACCCCCGACCGGGAGGCGTTCCAGTACCCGGTGCCCGCGGCCACGGCCGGCGAGGGCGACGAGTGGCGGTCGCTGACCTGGGCGCAGTCCGCCGAGCGGGTCTTCGCCATCGCCGCCGGGCTGCTCGACCTCGGCCTGCAGCCCGAGGAGCGGGTCGCGCTCGCCTGCAACACCCGGCTGGAGTGGATCCTCACCGACCTCGGCATCCTCTGCGCCGGCGGCGCCAACACGACGGTCTACCCGAGCACCAACGCCGAGGAGACCGCGTACATCCTCGCCGACTCCGGCAGCCGCGTGCTCGTCGCCGAGGACGCCGCCCAGCTCGCCAAGGCGCGCGAGATGCGCGCGGGGCTGCCGGACCTGGCGCACGTCGTCGTGGTGGAGGCCGAAGGCACTGGAGAGGAGCTCGCCGCCGAGGGCGACCCGGACGGCTGGGTGCTCTCCCTCGCCGAGCTGGAGCGGCGCGGCGCCGACTATCTGGAGAAGCACCCCGAGGCGGTACGGGAGCACATCCGGGCCCTCCGCCCCGAGCAGCTCGCCACCCTCATCTACACCTCCGGCACCACGGGCCGTCCCAAGGGCGTGCGGCTGGCCCACGACGCCTGGTCGTACATGGGCTACGCGATCGAGGGCATCGAGCTGGTCATGCCGGAGGACACCCAGTACCTCTGGCTGCCGCTCGCGCACGTCTTCGGCAAGGTGCTCACCGCCGGGCACATCAAGGTCGGGCACGTGATGGCCGTCGACGGCCGGATCGACAAGATCATCGAGAACCTGCCGGTCGTCCGGCCCACCCAGATGTGCGGCGTCCCGCGGATCTTCGAGAAGGTCTACAACGGCGTGGCCGCCAAGGCGAAGGCCGGCGGCGGCGCCAAGTACAAGATCTTCCTGTGGGCCGCCGAGGTCGCCCGCGAGTACGCGCGCGTCACCCAGGACAACCACCGCCGCACCGGCAAGCGCACCGCGCCCGTCGGCCTGGCGGCCAAGCACGCCCTCGCGGACAAGCTGGTCTACGGCAAGTTCCGCGCCGCCTTCGGCGGCCGGATGCGCGGCATGGTCTCCGGATCCGCCGCCCTCGCCCCCGAGATCGGCTACTTCTTCGACGGCGCCGGCGTCCCCATCCTGGAGGGCTACGGGCTCACCGAGTCCGCCGCCGCCAGCTTCTGCAACCGCCTGGAGACCTACCGCACCGGCACCGTCGGCAAGCCGCTGCCCGGCTGCGAGGTGCGGATCGCCGACGACGGCGAGATCCTGCTGCGCGGCCCCGGCATCATGCAGGGCTACCACGGCCTGCCGGAGAAGACCGCCGAGGTGCTGGAGGACGACGGCTGGTTCCACACCGGCGACATCGGCGAGCTGTCCGACGACGGCTTCCTCCGCATCACCGACCGCAAGAAGGACCTGATCAAGACGTCCGGCGGCAAGTACATCGCGCCGAGCGAGGTCGAGGGCCAGTTCAAGGCCGTCTGCCCGTACGTCGGCTCGATCCTCGTCATCGGTGCCGACCGCAACTTCTGCACCGCGCTGATCTCCCTCGACGAGGTGGCGCTCACCGGCTGGGCGAAGGAGAACGGCCTGGCGGACAGGTCGTACGCCGAGCTGGTCGCCTCCCCGGAGGCCCGGGAGCTGGTCGACGGGTACGTGCAGCAGCTCAACGAGCGGCTGCAGCGCTGGCAGATGATCAGGAAGTTCCGGATCCTGCCGCGGGACCTCGACGTCGAGCACGGGGAGCTGACGCCGAGCCTGAAGCTGAAGCGTCCCGTGGTGGAGAAGGAGTACGCGGACCTCATCGAGGACATGTACGCGGGTGCCAGGGAAGCCTGA